DNA sequence from the Vibrio ishigakensis genome:
TTTCGAGTTTATTTGAGAGGGTTTGTTTTGATAAGCCATATTGATCATATCGTTCTTACCGTTTCCGATATCGATGCTTCGGTAGAGTTTTATACTCGCGTTCTTCAAATGGAAGCCATCACTATGAACAATGGTCGCAGGGCATTGCGCTTTGGTAACCAGAAGATCAACTTGCAAACTTTAGGGCAAGAGCCTAGAAATAAGGCAGGTGTGGGTTCAGGAGATGTCTGTTTGATCTCGAATTGGAGCATGAATGAGATAGTAAAACATCTCACAGTGCAGAATATTGAGATCAACGAGGGACCAGTAATGCGCTCAGGTGCGGTCGGTCCAATACAATCGGTCTACTTTCTCGACCCAGATAGAAACCTGATAGAAGTTAGCGTCTACAGTGAATAATACTTTAGGGGTAAACTTTTCCACGCCTTGATGCGTAAGAATGCGCTCTGGGTGTATTTTGTGCGGTATTACACCTACTGGTTTAGTACAGTTTCTATCTTAAGGAACCGATGGCACAAGGTAATCAGTCGCTGTATGAAGGTGGTCGTCAGCCTAGTTTATTAGTATTTGCATTGCTCCCTCTACTCATCGTCATTTTCTTGTGGCTTGAGTATCAACCTCAAGGGAGCCGATGGACGTACGATTGGGTTCCTAGCCTTGGTATTAACCTCTCTTTCAACCTAGACGGACTGTCCTTTTTGTTCGCCGCGCTAATCAGTGGTGTGGGTGTCTTGATACAGACCTACGCTTGGTCTTATATGAAAGGCACCAAGTCTCGTTTCTCGTTCCACCTCTATCTAACTCTGTTTATGCTCGCCATGCTTGGCGTGGTGCTGAGCGACAACATCCTGCTTCTGTTTGTGTTTTGGGAGTTAACCACCATTACTTCTTATCTCTTGATTGGCTTCAATCATGAGAATCCCAAGTCTAGAAAAAATGCCCTCCAGTCTTTGATAGTGACCGGCTCCGGCGGGCTAGCCTTGCTGGCTGGACTTATCATTCTTGGGCATATGGCGCAAAGCTATGAGCTGAGCGAGATTGTTGAGAGGGCGTCTGGTTTCCAAGATCATTCGCTGTTTATGCCTTCACTTGTGCTGATACTTCTCGGTGCGTTTACTAAATCAGCACAATTTCCATTCCACTTTTGGTTACCAAACGCAATGGCCGCGCCGACTCCGGTCAGTGCCTATCTTCACTCTGCAACCATGGTTAAGGCAGGTATCTACCTGTTAGCGAGGGTGTCGCCCATCTATAGTGGCACTGAGGTTTGGGTTGTTACTCTGATGCTTTTCGGGGGAGTTACCGCGCTATGGTGCGCCTTGGTTGCTCTCAAACAGACCGATCTCAAGTTGATGCTGGCATACAGTACTAATGTGGCCTTGGGTAAACTCACCTTGCTTCTCGGTGTCGGGACGGAGCTTGCCATTGCAGCAGCGATGCTGTTTATCGTGGCGCACTCCTTCTATAAAGCGTCTTTGTTCATGGTGGTTGGTAATATCGATAAGGCGACAGGCACGCGAGATATTCGAATACTGGGTGGATTGAAGTCTTTGCTCATTCTGAGCTTGGTTGCCGCTGGCATAGCCGCACTTTCAAAATCGGGTGTACCGCCCATGATGGGCTTTATTAGCAAGGAGTACATGTACAAAGCGGGCTTAGAGTCCGGCTTGTGGATAGCCATACTACTGCTTTTGGTCAACGCGATTATGGTGGCATTGGCGCTCGCTCTGGTCATCAAACCTTTCTTACAAAAACCGGCCGAAAGCGTCGTTAGCAAACCGGTTGAAAGAGACATAGGTTTGTGGGTGCCGCCAATTCTTTTGGCCTTCGCCAGTTTATTGCTTCCGCAGTACGGCCTTAATTGGGTTAATA
Encoded proteins:
- a CDS encoding VOC family protein gives rise to the protein MISHIDHIVLTVSDIDASVEFYTRVLQMEAITMNNGRRALRFGNQKINLQTLGQEPRNKAGVGSGDVCLISNWSMNEIVKHLTVQNIEINEGPVMRSGAVGPIQSVYFLDPDRNLIEVSVYSE